The candidate division KSB1 bacterium genomic sequence TCGACAACTATTGAAAATTAAAAATCCGCCTGCAAAACGCAAGCGGATTTTTGAACGCCGATCATCTTTACGGCGGCGATTTGATAACGTAAAGCGTTTTTGTACAACCGCCGTAAGCCTGCAGTTTAAAGTATTCCTCGGCTATTTATAGCGCTGCAGCAACTCCAGCATCTTTCGATCGAGTTTGTGGCCGCGATAGTCTTCGTATTTTACATCTTTGCGGCCGCTGTCGAGAATGCCGAAGCTGCCGCGAAATTCCCACAAAGCCCAACCCAGTCCGGCCCATTTCATGGCCAGCAAGCGGTTCTCCATAAAGGCCAACGTCACGTTGTGCGGCGTTTTGTTGTAGACGCCCCATTCGCCCACATGCACGGGCACGCCGCTTTTCTTAAGATCAACCCACTGCTGAAGGAAACCGTTCAGCTTGTACCTGTCTTCAAAGCCTTTGGGAGCGCTGACCAGCAGCAGCGAGCCGTCGTTCTCCAGGCGAAACGTCGCCTGCGGCACACCCCAGTCGGCGATGCCGGGCTGGATGATTGCCTCCGCCGCGTCAGAGCCCGCAGGCGGCTCGAAGCGCAGCTCGGTCCACGTCATCCAATCGCCGTCCAAAACACGAAAAGAAATTTCTTCACTGCTTTTCGGCAGCGTAAACGAATAATCGCGATCGTAAATATTCTGATAGACGTTCCACTCCGGCCGATAGATAACCTCTTTCCACTCTCCGGTACCGGGACCCGGTTGAAAAACCTTTTGATAGACCTGTTCTTTGCCGAGATAAGCGCGAAAATCTGCTTTGTAGGAAACCTGCAGTACATGGATCGTTACGACCGTGCCGGCCGGAAATGTGCCTCTAATAACCAAGGGTGTGTTCCACGGCGATTTGCCAAAGCCGTAGAAATAGTTGGAGACCAACGTCGGCGGCCAAGTGGGCACAGGCCACGAATCCGCACCGCTGATCCATTCCGCTTTGTAATGGGTAATCTGCATTGGGTTGTAAAAGTGCGGCGACATCACCACGTTATAGGCTAGGATAGGATCGGTGCGGGCGTTGCCGTAATCCACGGCATCCGAGATGATGATGCGGTCGGGCGAAACGGCGCGGATCGCCTCGATGGCCGGCGCCACGGCCTTGACGTAATCCGCTGCAGAGACGTTGCCAGGTTCGTTGACCAGATTAAAGCTCAACGCCTCGCGCGGCACGTTGCGGTAGCGCTCGGCAAACATGCGCCAATGCGCCGCAAACGCCTGCTGGGCTGATGCGTTGGTCCAGAGGCTGACGTTTTGATTGGCCGGCAGCGGCGTCGAAGGCGGGTTGACGCAATAGCCCGGCGCCCGATGCAGATTGATGCACACATGAATGCCGTACTTTTGACCCCATTGGACAGCCCGATCGATCTGCTGCAGCTTGGCTTCAATGAACGAGTTCCAGTCGCCGGTTTTGGTATAGATGCGATAATCGATCGGCAGACGGACGAAATTAAAGCCGAACTCGGAAATCATTTGGAAATCGGACTCGTAGTAACCGTCATTACTCCACTCATACGTAAAAAAGCCGAGCAGATTGAAGCCGTGCCAATTCGAGGTGAAATCGGCCGGCGGCTGCGGCGGCAGCATGGAAAATTGGATGAATGTATCGCCGATTATGGTCCGCTCAACAGTCGTGCTGACGTAACCTTTGGCAAAAGCGGTAAAACGATATTGGTCCGCTGCCGTCTTGCGCAGCGGCATAACGGCCTCGCCTCCGCCGATGCGGCTTAAAGTAACAGCCCCGCCCATAGCCGGTCCGGTCTTGAGCATCTTGATGGTCTGTCTTTCTTTGGCAGATTCTACCGCAAGGAAATAGACGCCGCGGGGCAAACACTCGGCCTCGAGCTGAAAGCGGTTGCCGCCCGGCAGTACGGCCTGATGACCGCTCATGACCTGCTGTCCCAAGACATTGTACAATCGAAAGGTTACCCAACCTTCTTCGGGATGCAGCACGGTAATCACGGTGCTTTTTTCAAAGCCGTTGGGGTAGTTGGGCAGCAGGGCAAATCGAGTCGGCACCCCTTCCGGCGAAAAGACGTTCGTCCATGTATCCACATTGAATGCGGTCACGCCGACGAGCGTTGTATCGCGGCCGGAGGTCAAATTTTCGACGCGGACGCTGTCGAGCGTTACCTGTTCGTAAGTGACGGGATTGACGGCGCTGAACGTCACCACCGCGGCCGGCAAAGCCGCCGAAAGGCTTAAAAAAATAACCGCTGTTTTTAACATCGACATATTGACCTCTTTCTGTTGACTGCGCTTCTTGCTCCAATATAGAAAACCATCGAAAAACATCCAAGTCACACAACATCGCGCGAAGAAAAGATCGGCTCCGGCATGGTGAAAACGCGAAAGTAATTTCGCACCCAGCTCGGAAGACGGTGGGTCATGATGATGACGGTTTTGTCCGGCGGTAAGGAGGCAAAAGTATGCCAGAGCGCAGCTTCCGTCTCGACATCGACATCAGCTGTCGGTTCATCGAAAATGAGGATCGGCGCCTCTTTGAGCAGTGCGCGGGCTACGGCCAACCGCCGCCGTTCGCCGCCGGACACCAGTAGTCCGCCTTCACCGACGGCGGTCTCGTAGCCGTGCGGCAGAGCGGCGATCCACGGCGCCAACTGCGCCGCCTCACAAACTCGGTCCATCTCTTCCTCGCTCGCCGTCGGCTTGGCAATCAGCAGATTTTCGCGAATCGTGCCGCTGAACAAAAAGACTTGCTGCGGCGATACGGCCATCCACTCCGAAAGCTGCCGCTGCGAAAAGCGCTCGATCGGCACCCCGCCCAGCCGAATCTTCCCCGCTTCAACCTCATAGAAGCGATGAAGGAGATGGATCAGTGTGGACT encodes the following:
- a CDS encoding cellulase family glycosylhydrolase, whose protein sequence is MSMLKTAVIFLSLSAALPAAVVTFSAVNPVTYEQVTLDSVRVENLTSGRDTTLVGVTAFNVDTWTNVFSPEGVPTRFALLPNYPNGFEKSTVITVLHPEEGWVTFRLYNVLGQQVMSGHQAVLPGGNRFQLEAECLPRGVYFLAVESAKERQTIKMLKTGPAMGGAVTLSRIGGGEAVMPLRKTAADQYRFTAFAKGYVSTTVERTIIGDTFIQFSMLPPQPPADFTSNWHGFNLLGFFTYEWSNDGYYESDFQMISEFGFNFVRLPIDYRIYTKTGDWNSFIEAKLQQIDRAVQWGQKYGIHVCINLHRAPGYCVNPPSTPLPANQNVSLWTNASAQQAFAAHWRMFAERYRNVPREALSFNLVNEPGNVSAADYVKAVAPAIEAIRAVSPDRIIISDAVDYGNARTDPILAYNVVMSPHFYNPMQITHYKAEWISGADSWPVPTWPPTLVSNYFYGFGKSPWNTPLVIRGTFPAGTVVTIHVLQVSYKADFRAYLGKEQVYQKVFQPGPGTGEWKEVIYRPEWNVYQNIYDRDYSFTLPKSSEEISFRVLDGDWMTWTELRFEPPAGSDAAEAIIQPGIADWGVPQATFRLENDGSLLLVSAPKGFEDRYKLNGFLQQWVDLKKSGVPVHVGEWGVYNKTPHNVTLAFMENRLLAMKWAGLGWALWEFRGSFGILDSGRKDVKYEDYRGHKLDRKMLELLQRYK